A DNA window from Natronogracilivirga saccharolytica contains the following coding sequences:
- a CDS encoding aminopeptidase P family protein has product MSTDPDKKISEMYSGHRQNLMSLFREFPSDVIFLKGGSVAHRYDTDFEYPFRQESNFLYLTGIEEPDMAALFDCKSGEYRLIIPRRDAQFAVWMGYVRSADEYAVMYGPDHIMYNDEVPDWLKKRQPGTVHCLPDAEGDIRQLGLKSDTGHLKDALAYCRAIKSEGEIDCLRRSAAVANQAHLDLMHTVFPGMYEYELKAVFDRHTTQSGHLHDPYSGIFASGPGSAILHYTGKNRMLQDGELFLVDAGTEYRGYASDITRTYPVNGSFTPIQAELYDIVLEAQNTALNQIRPGQKMEDIHLSAARIIIEGLRDAGIVTGETEELMEKNVFALFFPHGLGHLMGLDTHDVGGYPKGTEKIDRPGLRFLRARRTMEPGMVLTIEPGLYFIPALLEPAFADDKYSPHLNQKKLKELFGFGGIRIEDNVLVRDDGIENMTNVPKSRKEIEHVMNR; this is encoded by the coding sequence ATGAGCACCGATCCTGACAAGAAAATTTCTGAAATGTATTCCGGACACCGGCAGAATCTGATGAGTCTGTTCAGGGAGTTTCCATCCGATGTTATCTTTCTCAAAGGCGGATCTGTTGCTCACCGTTACGACACAGACTTCGAATATCCCTTCCGCCAGGAATCAAATTTTCTGTACCTCACAGGTATTGAGGAGCCTGATATGGCGGCTCTGTTTGACTGTAAAAGCGGAGAGTACCGGCTCATTATCCCCCGGAGAGATGCTCAGTTTGCGGTATGGATGGGATACGTCAGATCAGCGGATGAGTATGCTGTAATGTATGGTCCTGATCATATCATGTACAATGATGAAGTGCCGGACTGGCTCAAGAAAAGACAGCCGGGTACCGTTCACTGCCTGCCGGATGCTGAAGGTGATATCCGTCAGTTAGGATTAAAATCCGACACCGGTCATCTGAAAGATGCCCTTGCCTATTGCAGGGCAATCAAGTCAGAAGGCGAAATCGATTGTCTGCGCAGATCTGCCGCGGTTGCAAACCAGGCACATCTCGATCTCATGCATACCGTATTTCCCGGGATGTACGAATATGAGCTGAAGGCGGTTTTTGACCGGCATACTACACAAAGCGGACATTTACACGATCCCTACTCAGGAATATTTGCATCCGGGCCCGGTTCCGCCATTCTGCATTACACCGGAAAAAACCGCATGCTGCAGGATGGAGAGCTGTTCCTGGTTGATGCCGGTACCGAGTACAGGGGCTATGCCTCAGATATCACACGAACCTATCCCGTGAACGGATCATTTACCCCGATTCAGGCAGAACTCTATGACATTGTTCTCGAAGCTCAGAATACGGCTTTGAATCAGATACGGCCGGGTCAGAAAATGGAGGATATTCATCTCTCTGCGGCACGTATCATAATTGAAGGTCTCCGCGATGCGGGAATCGTGACCGGAGAAACGGAGGAACTAATGGAAAAAAATGTTTTCGCCTTGTTTTTCCCCCATGGTCTCGGACACCTGATGGGGCTGGACACTCACGATGTCGGTGGCTATCCGAAAGGGACGGAAAAAATCGACCGTCCCGGATTGCGGTTTTTGAGGGCCCGGCGAACGATGGAGCCCGGTATGGTGCTGACCATAGAGCCCGGACTCTACTTCATCCCTGCATTGCTTGAACCAGCTTTTGCTGATGACAAATACTCCCCCCATCTGAACCAAAAAAAACTGAAGGAGCTCTTCGGCTTCGGCGGTATCCGCATCGAGGATAATGTGCTTGTCCGGGATGACGGAATTGAAAACATGACCAACGTACCCAAATCCAGAAAAGAGATTGAACACGTCATGAACAGATGA
- the dnaX gene encoding DNA polymerase III subunit gamma/tau — MSTSYKALTRAYRPQTFEDIVSQEHVSNTLKNAIANERLSHAYLFCGPRGVGKTTMARVLARTINEVDMNVDGEELNNTLNIIEIDAASNNSVEDIRSLRERVRIPPQSGRYKVYIIDEIHMLSKAAFNALLKTLEEPPAHVIFIFATTEPHRILPTILSRCQRFDFRRITVEEIVDRLKTIAEKESIEIDTESLHVIAKKADGALRDALGILDQAVAFCGTSISYDELHRALNIVSTERMFELTDALIRKDARAGMALLHNLLHIGNDIQEFLGALTEHFRNMYLAKDSQNFYLIEATDDTKQRFQKIASHFSEDDLMRMMHIVHEAEFSIRNAQQPRIHLEVTLLKLFHMSRTDGLRELVLKLDQLEQKVTSDSPGGDTGKAGPEQDSPGHGGKPSQSAEEAAKQKPQPPPRKEKPAPSSASQNVGTGDRSGSTAEPGGQVRDEPDIFGTPTLKRPKNHLSAVSLPDKNADTASGHGEIRGNLALSPKPDPEKSGETAQSGQNPLPQETKRKPLRQAENLDEITEIWPDYLETLRSSVSNMLYFSIQKTRPVALDKGLVTLECSDSFTSDIIREQHRKLCDVLKEHFGYALRFTSQLVEQEKRSDNVHDPYEHFAELQKKDPALRRIVELFGAELEY, encoded by the coding sequence ATGTCCACCAGCTATAAAGCCCTGACCCGGGCCTACCGGCCGCAAACATTCGAAGACATCGTATCCCAGGAACATGTAAGCAACACCCTGAAAAATGCGATTGCCAATGAACGGCTGAGTCATGCCTATCTGTTTTGCGGTCCGCGGGGCGTGGGAAAAACCACGATGGCGCGTGTTCTGGCCAGGACCATCAATGAAGTGGACATGAACGTGGACGGGGAGGAGCTTAACAACACACTGAACATCATTGAAATTGATGCCGCCTCGAACAACAGTGTGGAAGATATCCGGTCGCTGAGGGAGCGTGTTCGTATTCCTCCGCAAAGCGGACGGTACAAAGTCTATATCATCGATGAAATTCACATGCTCAGCAAGGCCGCATTCAACGCCCTGCTCAAAACGCTGGAGGAACCTCCCGCCCATGTCATTTTCATCTTTGCAACAACCGAACCGCACCGGATTCTGCCAACCATTCTCTCGCGTTGCCAGCGTTTTGACTTCCGGAGAATCACCGTGGAGGAGATTGTCGACCGGCTCAAAACCATTGCTGAAAAAGAGAGCATTGAGATTGACACCGAATCACTCCATGTCATAGCCAAGAAGGCGGACGGCGCTCTGCGCGATGCGCTCGGGATTCTGGATCAGGCCGTTGCATTCTGCGGCACGAGTATTTCCTATGACGAGCTGCACCGGGCGCTGAATATCGTAAGCACGGAACGCATGTTTGAGCTTACGGACGCACTGATCCGGAAAGATGCACGGGCAGGCATGGCGCTGCTTCACAATCTTCTGCACATTGGTAATGACATTCAGGAGTTTCTTGGGGCCCTGACCGAGCACTTCCGGAACATGTACCTGGCAAAGGACTCACAGAATTTTTACCTGATTGAAGCCACCGACGACACTAAGCAGCGTTTTCAGAAGATAGCATCGCATTTTTCGGAAGACGATCTGATGCGCATGATGCATATTGTGCACGAGGCGGAGTTTTCCATCAGAAATGCACAGCAGCCGAGAATTCACCTTGAAGTGACCCTGCTGAAGCTTTTCCACATGTCCCGCACCGATGGTCTCCGGGAGCTGGTTCTGAAACTGGATCAGCTTGAGCAAAAAGTGACCTCAGATTCCCCGGGCGGGGATACCGGAAAAGCCGGTCCGGAGCAAGACAGTCCGGGGCATGGTGGGAAACCATCTCAATCTGCTGAGGAAGCGGCAAAACAGAAACCACAGCCTCCGCCCCGGAAAGAGAAACCAGCCCCCTCTTCAGCCTCACAGAATGTCGGAACCGGTGATCGCTCCGGAAGTACCGCCGAGCCCGGAGGACAGGTTCGAGATGAGCCTGACATTTTCGGAACTCCTACATTAAAGCGACCGAAAAACCATCTCTCGGCAGTTTCGCTTCCGGACAAGAATGCGGATACTGCTTCAGGTCATGGAGAAATCAGGGGCAATCTTGCCCTTTCTCCTAAACCGGATCCTGAAAAGTCCGGAGAAACTGCGCAAAGCGGGCAGAATCCCCTGCCACAGGAAACCAAACGAAAACCGCTGCGACAGGCAGAGAACCTGGATGAAATCACTGAAATCTGGCCTGATTATCTCGAGACCCTGCGCAGTTCAGTGAGCAACATGCTCTATTTTTCGATCCAGAAAACGAGACCCGTCGCTCTTGACAAAGGGCTGGTGACACTGGAATGCAGTGACAGTTTTACCTCGGATATAATCCGGGAACAGCACCGGAAATTATGCGATGTCCTCAAAGAACATTTCGGGTATGCATTACGTTTTACATCACAGCTTGTAGAACAGGAAAAGCGCAGCGACAACGTGCATGACCCGTACGAACACTTTGCGGAGCTGCAGAAAAAAGACCCCGCACTGCGGCGCATTGTTGAACTGTTCGGTGCGGAACTTGAATATTAA
- a CDS encoding YbaB/EbfC family nucleoid-associated protein, translating to MNMADMFGKLTDMQKKMEEAKQQLHELEVEAHAGGGMVKVTANGNREITSIKIDKDLVDPNDTEMLEDLVVAGINQALKKAEEAGQEKMSEITKGMLPGGMDLGNLGLK from the coding sequence ATGAATATGGCAGATATGTTTGGCAAACTGACCGATATGCAGAAAAAAATGGAAGAAGCCAAGCAGCAGCTGCATGAACTGGAAGTGGAAGCTCATGCGGGCGGCGGCATGGTAAAGGTAACCGCCAACGGAAACCGTGAAATCACCTCAATAAAAATTGACAAAGATCTTGTCGACCCCAACGACACAGAAATGCTCGAAGATCTTGTCGTAGCCGGTATCAATCAGGCACTTAAAAAGGCCGAAGAAGCCGGACAGGAAAAAATGAGCGAGATAACCAAGGGCATGCTTCCGGGTGGAATGGATCTCGGCAACCTTGGCCTGAAGTGA
- the recR gene encoding recombination mediator RecR — protein sequence MQLISETLEQAVEQLARLPGMGRKSAQRIAMHLLKQNDEQVLRLSKAIADLKKNIRYCSTCFNITDQDPCPICSSEKRNTGVVCVVEEPKDVYVIERTREFNGRYHVLGGVISPLQNVGPDEIRVNELIRRIRDGEGIKELILALNPDAEGEATGYYINKLAQPMGVDVTRIAHGIPMGTDLEFIDDATLTRAFAGRRNF from the coding sequence ATGCAGCTCATTTCAGAAACGCTTGAGCAGGCTGTTGAACAGCTGGCCCGGCTCCCGGGAATGGGACGAAAGTCCGCCCAGCGTATTGCCATGCATTTGCTCAAGCAAAATGACGAACAGGTCCTGCGGCTTTCAAAAGCCATTGCCGATCTCAAGAAAAACATCCGGTATTGCTCGACGTGCTTCAATATCACGGATCAGGATCCCTGCCCCATCTGCTCATCCGAAAAACGCAACACGGGTGTGGTTTGTGTCGTGGAAGAGCCAAAGGATGTCTATGTCATAGAGCGCACGAGGGAGTTCAATGGCCGTTACCATGTGCTGGGAGGTGTCATCTCTCCCCTTCAAAATGTGGGGCCCGATGAAATCCGTGTCAATGAACTCATCCGGAGAATTCGCGACGGAGAAGGAATCAAGGAGCTGATTCTGGCTCTTAATCCCGATGCCGAGGGTGAGGCAACCGGATATTATATCAACAAGCTGGCCCAGCCCATGGGAGTTGATGTGACCCGCATTGCCCACGGAATACCCATGGGTACGGATCTCGAGTTTATCGATGATGCCACGCTGACCCGGGCGTTTGCCGGACGCAGAAACTTCTGA